Part of the Oncorhynchus tshawytscha isolate Ot180627B linkage group LG23, Otsh_v2.0, whole genome shotgun sequence genome, TACCCTACTACCCTCTAGTGGTTATTGGTGGAGCTAGTCGCCAAGGGCAACAAGTCACCAGGTTTCCTATTGAAGACAGCCATTATCTAACAGTAACAGTCATATTTTAATAAGGCTTATTATTTTGCTGTCTGTTGTAAGTAGATTTTCATGCCCTTTTATGAGGCACCGATGATACCAAAGATTTCAGTTTATTTCTTCCTAATCAATCAGTTTGATCAAGCACAGGAGCACCAGAGCTATAGATTGAGATCCCAATGGGCACGCACTGGTTGAATCATTGTTGGTTCCActccatttcaatgaaatgacattaaaccaacatggaatagacattgaattgatgtctgtgcccagtgggatggctCTAAGGGTATCCTGGGATTTTAGAGCCAAGGTTTGGTTAAAAGACCTGTCTTCATTTGCCCGGTTCTCTGCTGCAGACTGCTAGAAGGGTTGGAGACTGCTTCCATAGGTCAGAGTCTCTGTGGGGCtctactgccctaccaagcaaaatgGCAGTGACTGCTCATAGAGTGGAACTGagaaaaatgtatttcatttaccttggtttcacagtaactttatgcagttactgctaacatgacccccattttctccaGAATACAATACAAaagaggcaggatacttgtcctcatgattaagcatgtatttatATTAGCAAAAATGACATTAACCAATTTTTgaccaaatgagcagttactgcctttttgcttggtagggcagtctAGTGCTCTGTGAAAAATGACTGACCAAAACTAGACTACATCTGCAGGGTCATTGGATGATTATTAATGAGAGGTGTGTTTGTTGCTTTAGCGTTTACTTTTTGACATCGACAGGGGACAATTCCTTTCCAAAGTTTCCTTCTTCAGAATGTCTTCTGATCATGCACTCCTCGTTTTGTGTTGATTGCaaaaagagcgagagaaaacgagagaccaagagggaaggagggagagacctTGATCTCTTCATTgctctgtatttatttatttattgttatttattgtggCTTTCCAGttgaaactgtgtgtgtggccTGACCCAGGGTATCCACAGTGACCTGACCCAGGGTATCCACAGTGACCTGACCCAGGGTATCCACAGTGACCTGACCCAGGGTATCCACAGTGACCTGACCCAGGGTATCCACAGTGACCTGACCCAGGGTATCCACAGTGACCCAGGGTATCCACAGTGACCTGACCCAGGGTATCCACAGTGACCTGACCCAGGGTGATCCACAGTGACCTGACCCAGGGTATCCACAGTGACCTGACCCAGGGTATCCACAGTGACCTGACCCAGGGTATCCACAGTGACCTGACCCAGGGTATCCACAGTGACCTGACCCAGGGTATCCACAGTGACCTGACCCAGGGTATCCACAGTGACCCGACCCAGGGTATCCACAGTGACCCGACCCAGGGTATCCACAGTGACCCAGGGTATCCACAGTGACCCGACCCAGGGTATCCACAGTGACCCGACCCAGGGTATCCACAGTGACCCGACCCAGGGTATCCACAGTGACCCGACCCAGGGTATCCACAGTGACCCGACCCAGGGTATCCACAGTGACCTGACCCAGGGTATCCACAGTGACCCTGACCCAGGGTATCCACAGTGACCCTGACCCAGGGTATCCACAGTGACCCGACCCAGGGTATGACCCGACCCAGTGACCACAGTGACCCCCAGGGTATCCACAGTGACCCGACCCAGGGTATCCACAGTGACCCGACCCAGGGTATCCACAGTGACCCGACCCAGGGTATCCACAGTGACCCGACCCAGGGTATCCACAGTGACCCGACCCAGGGTATCCACAGTGACCCGACCCAGGGTATCCACAGTGACCCGACCCAGGGTATCCACAGTGACCCGACCCAGGGTATCCACAGTGACCCGACCCAGGGTATCCACAGTGACCCGACCCAGGGTATCCACAGTGACCCAGGGTATCCACAGTGACCCGACCCAGGGTATCCACAGTGACCCGACCCAGGGTATCCACAGTGACCCGACCCAGGGTATCCACAGTGACCAGGACCCTGGGACCCGACCCTTTGATACAGTGACCCGACCCAGGGTATCCACAGTGACCCGACCCAGGGTATCCACAGTGACCTGACCCTGGGTTTGATACAGTGACCCGACCCAGGGTATCCACAGTGACCTGACCCTGGGTTTGATACAGTGACCTGACCCAGGGTATCCACAGTGACCCGACCCAGGGTATCCACAGTGACCTGACCCTGGGTTTGATACAGTGACCCGCAACACCACTCGGCTCGGTCCCCTTCTGGCACAGTTGAAGTGCTCTGTACCTGCTTCCTTTTGAGTCTTAAGAGAAACTGCATTGTGCTTAACGTGACGGCTAACAAAGACCCGTACACCCAGTGCCATGTTGGGTGAAAGGTCCTCTGTTGGCTATTCTTCCTCCTTTTGCATTTGttttgcacaacacatcacacccTGAAAAGGTACTGCAATAATACTGGCACATTCCATCCTCTGGGGGAGAAAGAAGGGAtcagaaaagagagggggaaaagagacagaccgagcctttctctctctctctttagagcACAAGACAACTGTCGCACCACCCGTAGCCGTTTCACACTTTCAGTTAAAGAGATAAGCATCAACTGCACTTAAGGAGAGAACTGTGTTGTGGATtcaacatgtactgtatgttattgtgttatcTGTCAAAGCTGTGTGTATAAGTCACAGATAGGCCCTTAGGGGGCCTGTCTCTAGGAGACCAGCGACCATCTTGGGTGGCCCATTGCAGGTGTAAGGCTACTTTGCTTACAGATAATCAACCATTTCTTCAAAGTCTGTCACTCTTTAGGTGATAGTGAGTTATGTTCTTTATTTACAACTATTTACGAGGGCTGTAACTCTAGCCTGAAGCTTATGTAGCTCTAGCAGACTGGACCTGTGTGTGCTACCATTCCACGCTATGTAGAAGAACTTTCCTTGTTTCTGATTTATTTGCACTAAAATATTGAGAGCTTTTAAGTTTTTTTTGTTTCACCTCCTTATCCATTCCATGACGTCACTCAGTATCGTTTATGATTGTAAGAGAAGATATCTGTATATTATTCCTTCAATTCTTGATAATAACATTGGTCTATATTCTTTCTACTGCGTAGTGTAATAATCATGATAAGAGATTGCTATGTAAAGGGGTGAAGCTGCCTTGGACTTTTGTTTTTGTGCTGCAACTATTCTCAGGAAATCTTGAGCAATGCACTAAGTAATTATGCAAAATTGTGGGGGAGATATGCTGTGTATATATGTAGCCTATGAATGTTCATACATGTCTGAAGAGGTAGTGACACCTTTCACTCAAAAGTACGGTTCCAATAGAACACCTTGTACCACATGACTATGAGGAAGTCAGATAAAAGCAAATTGAGGAATAGTAGATATCCATTTGTATGGTAAAACATGTACAATGTAGTGTACATCAATTGACACCAGCCAGTCACATACATTGTGCTGAAAGGTTTTTTGTGCTGAGGGGTGTTGCTACCAGCATTTAGAGAGCTTGGTGAGTGAATGAGAGGGAAACATTATGCCAGCTGTGAAGCGTGGTGTTTCTATGGAACTTTGTCGATTTATTTGGCTTTGGTGAAGGGATCTGGGGTCTGTTTTGAATAGAGACACCACTATCAGGGATACATTTGTCTTTCTGTTTTTGGTGGACCTTCTGTCAGAGATATAAATTCATTTTCCCATCATTTGTTTCAGATAATGTAAAGAAAAcagataaataaacaaatatatctATCCCTGTCTGtttgttatttatttgtttgACACTAGTGCATGGTTCCATATCCATAGCTGGTAGCCTAGGTAGGCCTAATGTATTAGTCTACAGTCTGTTTCCTACTGTATTACATTGTAGAAAATGAGTTGTAACTTCGATCTGTCATTTGGTATCTGAACGTTTATTTAGTGCATTTATTCATCCGATACAAGATCAGAGCCTAATTCAAATTCCCAATGCAATAGATTTCCCACAGCAAAAAGTACTAAATTATAGTAGATTGTTATTCACAACAAAAGTGTATGCACTGAGTAGGCCTAACTTCTCAGCTGCAGTCTTTCACACACTGTACCCAGATTCACTTCTGCCAATGATGCAGGGAGGAATGTCAACCAGCCTCGACACCGGTGGCTTTGGGTTGTCGCAGGCAGACGGAACGTCATAATCCAATTAGCAGCACTAGTTGAGTTCGCTAACCCAACTAGCTAGCCTGGCCAACAACCGACTGCACTGCTAACTAAACTGAACGTGTGAGTGTTGTGTCATTTTTGAGACAGCAGTGAACAAGTCAAGGAGAGAAGCAACAACCCAAAGAGGGAAACCTTTCAGGTTATCAACAACATTATTGGTCATCTGATGGcaggaaggtgaatggagattAGTTAGCTAGAACATTCTTAGCAGCACAAAATAGCAGCTAAATCAGCTCATCAAGGCTAATTTATCTGCAAGTGCGCTTTTTAAAATTTGTTTGGCCAAATGTACATATAATAAGATGCCATATGCTGCTTAAGATATCTTAACTTTATTCAAGTATAGACTGTTAAATGAGAACTAGGGTAATAACTCTGTAGCTGGCTAACTGGACTAGCTAGTTTGCTCCAAACAAAGTTCTCTGTTCCAGGATGCTGACGCTACGTCGGATGCTAGCGAGCACAGGTGCGCACTCGGCCGCGGCGCAGCAGTGCGTCTCGCCTCACCTGGCCCAGCGCTACAGCACCGCAGCAAAGCAACAGGTAGCCTTCTATCACCTAGTGTAGTTTAAAACTATTTCTGTTTTCGAGACTAGGCTACAGCTGCCTAGGTCTCCATCTAGCCTATTATCGTTACATAAAGTAttatatgtctgtgtgtttatctgGGTTGCTAGGAGAATCCAAAGAAGACTACATTTGGGCCCTTGAGTGATCAAGACCGAATTTTCACAAACTTGTATGGCCGTCATGACTGGAGGTAGTAACATCCCAAACTTAACATCACCGTGCACAGACACACTCTAGATACCATCAAATCTAtgcacatacagtactcttcTCTTCTTCACCATCCATAAAGTGTCCTTGTCTACTTGTCCCCTTCCCTCAACCTACCCGAGAATACATGATATGTGAAAACAATACATACATCAGGTACATAGGAATTATTAGGTGATATTGGTCTATTTAAAACGCAATCTATATTTCTCATTGTGTCCCCAGTCTGAAGGGTGCTCTGCGTCGGGGTGACTGGTATAAGACTAAAGAGATCCTCCTGAAGGGGACAGACTGGATCCTGAATGAGGTCAAGGTGTCTggtctgagagggagaggaggagctggcTTCCCTACCGGCATGAAGTGGGGCTTCATGAACAAACCCAGCGACGGcaggtaagaaagagagagattgtgtgtgtacagtggggcaaaaaaagtatttagtcatccaccaattgtgcaagttctcccacttaaaaagatgagagagccctgtaattttcatcataggtacacttcaactatgacagacaaaatgaggaaaaaacatCCAGAAAGTCACatcaggatttttaatgaatttatttgcaaatgatggtggaaaacttttgttattgaccaaatacttatttatctcaatactttgttatatacccattgttggcaatgacagaagtcaaacgttttctataagtcttcacaaggttttcacacactgttgctggtattttggcccaatcctccatgcagatctcctctagagcagtgatgttttggggctgttgctgggcaacatggactttcaactccctccaaagattttctatggggttgagatctggagactggctaggccactccaggaccttgaaatgcttcttacgaagccactcctctgttgcccgggtggtgtgtttgggatcattgtcatgctgaaagacccagccacgtttcatcttcaatgcccttgctgataggaggttttcactcaaaatctcacgatacatggccccattcattctttcctttacacggatcagtcgtcctggtccctttgcagaaaaacagccccaaagcatgatgtttccacccccatgcttcacagtaggtatggtgttctttggatgcaactcagcattctttgtcctccaaacacaacgagttgagtttttaccaaaaaagttatattttggtttcatctgacattctcccaatcttcttctggatcatccaaatgctctctagcaaacttcagacgggcctgggcatgtactggcttaagcagggggacacatctggcactgcaggatttgagtccctggcggtgtagtgtgttactgatggtaggctttgttactttggtcccagctctctgcaggtcattcactaggtccccccgtgtggttcagggatttttgctcaccgttcttgtgatcattttgaccccacggggtgagatcttgcgtgaagtcccaaatcgagggagattatcagtggtcttgtatgtcttccatttcctaataattgttcccacagttgatttcttcaaaccaagctgcttagctattgcagattcagtcttcccagcctggtgcaggtctacaattttgtttctggtgtcctttgacagctctttggtcttggccatagtggagtttggagtgtgactgtttgaggttgtggacaggtgtcttttatactgataacaagttcaaacaggtgccattaatacaggtatcgagtggaggacagaggagcctctttaagaagaagttacaggtctgtgagagccagaaatcttgcttgtttgtaggtgaccaaatacttattttccaccataatttgcaaataaattcattaaaaatcctacaatgtgattttctggatttttttccctcattttgtctgtcatagttgaagtgtacctatgatgaaaattacaggcctcatctttttaagtgagagaacttgcacaattggtggctgactaaatacttttttgccccactgtaggtgtgtaggtgtagtttatgctttcagtactagattaattcaaTGATCCTTTTATTGTGTGGACAACATGTcaattcatgctgcaagagctcttaTAGGTTGGAGGatatcctccggaagttgtcataattactgtgtaggtctatggaagggggtgagaaccacgagCCTCCTATGTTTTATATTGAAGTCAATGTGCCCAGAGGatgacggaaactagctgtcctccaggcATGCCTTTGGCTCTACTCTACatagtgctgttgaggctacagtagaccttcattgcaaaacattgtgttttaatcaattatttggtgaggtgaatatatttagtatagttgtaTCTAAAAAGgacaactttttaaatgtttctgaaattcactctccttcctctcctgaggagcctccactggtgtgtaacATACAGTGTCTGTGTATCTCAGACCTAAGTACCTGGTAGTGAATGCAGATGAAGGAGAGCCAGGGACGTGTAAGGACAGAGAGATCATGCGTCACGACCCTCACAAGCTGGTAGAGGGCTGCCTGGTGGCTGGGAGGGCCATGGGAGCCCACAATACACAGGTCAGTTCTTACATCTACATCAGAGGAGAGTTCTACAACAAGTTCTCCAATACACAGATCAGAGTTCTACAACGAGTCCTCCAATACAGGTCAGTTCTACAACGAGTTCTCCAATACACAGGTCAGAGCTCTACAACGAGTCCTCCAATACACAGGTCAGTTCTACAACGAGTTCTCCAATACACAGGTCAGAGCTCTACAACGAGTCCTCCAATACACAGGTCAAAGTTCTACAACGAGTCCTCCAATACACAGGTCAGTTCTACAACGAGTTCTCCAATACACAGGTCAGAGTTCTACAACGAGTTCTCCAATACACAGGTCAGAGTTCTACAACGAGTTCTCCAATACACAGGTCAGAGTTCTACAACGAGTACTCCAATACACAGGTCAGAGTTCTACAACAAGTTCTCCAATACACAGATCAGAGTTCTACAACGAGTCCTCCAATACAGGTCAGTTCTACAACGAGTTCTCCAATACACAGGTCAGAGCTCTACAATACACAGGTCAGAGTCAAGTTCTCCAATACAGATCAGGTCAGTCCAATCTCAGTTCTACAACGAGTTCTCCAATACACAGGTCAGAGTTCTACAACGAGTTCTCCAATACACAGGTCAGTTCTACAACGAGTTCTCCAATACACAGGTCAGAGTTCTACAACGAGTTCTCCAATACACAGGTCAGAGTTCTACAACGAGTCCTCCAATACACAGGTCAGTTCTACAACGAGTTCTCCAATACACAGGTCAGAGTTCTACAACGAGTTCTCCAATACACAGGTCAGAGTTCTACAACGAGTCCTccaatacacaggtcagactaCCTGCTTAGGCTGGCTggagtcctgtcctctcctgtctcctcaacaaacgagcacacacacacacacacacacacttacagtatgTCCTGTCCACCAGGTGGCGATAAACGAGGCGTATTCAGCAGGGTTGATAGGCAAGAACGCGTGTGGCTCTGGGTACGACTTTGATGTGTTTGTGATGCGGGGGGCAGGAGCCTACATCTGTGGGGAGGAGACGGCCCTCATCGAGTCCCTGGAGGGCAAGCAGGGGAAACCCAGACTCAAACCACCCTTCCCCGCTGACATAGGTGAGGAAATTACCTACCACCTTTGGATTTACCTAAATCTCGCCAAaaaataaactatcaaaataatgATAATATGGTCAACCAAAACCCTAacagaaaaaccacatgatttcacatgtggaaaatgtgtagtttcatgttatcacatgttgctttacatgttgtcacgttatcacattaacttgGTTCATGTGGTTTTTCCGTAAGGGAAGTGTACATTACATTTCTGACAGTTCAATGGTTTTCTGTATACTGTGAAAATAAATGCTCttcttattcaaatcaaatcaaatgtatttatatagcccttcgtacatcagctgatatctcaaagtgctgtacagaaacccagcctaaaaccccaaacagcaagcaatgcaggtgtagaagcacggtggctaggaaaaactccctagaaaggccaaaacctaggaagaaacctagagaggaaccaggctatgtggggtggccagtcctcttctggctgtgccgggtggagattataacagaacatggccaagatgttcaaatgttcataaatgaccagcatggtcgaataataataaggcagaacagttgaaactggagcagcagcacagtcaggtggaagttgaaactggagcagcagcatggccaggtggactggggacagcaaggagtcatcatgtcaggtagtcctggggcatggtcctagggctcaggtcagttgaaactggaacagcagcatggccaggtggactggggacagcaaggagtcatcatgtcaggtagtcctggggcatggtcctagggctcaggtcctccgagagagagaaagaaagagagaaggagagaattagagaacgcacacttagattcacacaggacaccgaataggacaggagaagtactccagatataacaaactgaccccagcccccgacacataaactactgcagcataaatactggaggctgagacaggaggggtcaggagacactgtggccccatccgaggacacccccggacagggccaaacaggaaggatataaccccacccactttgccaaagcacagcccccacaccactagagggatatcttcaaccaccaacttaccatcctgagacaaggctgagtatagtccacaaagatctccgccacagcacaacccaagggggggggcgccaacccagacaggatgaccacaacagtgaatcaacccactcaggtgacgcaccccctccagggacggcatgagagagccccagtaagccagtgacccagcccctgtaatagggttagaggcagagaatcccagtggaaagaggggaaccggccaggcagagacagcaagggcggttcgttgctccagagcctttccgttcaccttcccactcctgggccagactacactcaatcatatgacccactgaagagatgagtcttcagtaaagacttaaaggttgagaccgagtttgcgtctctgacatgggtaggcagaccgttccataaaaatgcagctctataggagaaagccctgcctccagctgtttgcttagaaattctagggacaattaggaggcctgcgtcttgtgaccgtagcgtacgtgtaggtatgtacggcaggaccaaatcagagagatagatggatggcCTGTACAGGTGATTATTGACTTTCTCTCAATGTACCACCTTGTCTTTGGGTCTCCAGGGGTGTTCGGATGCCCAACAACAGTTGCTAATGTGGAGACGGTTGCCGTGGCGCCTGCTATCTGTCGTCGAGGTGGAGCGTGGTTTGCGAGCttcgggagagagaggaatgctgGGACAAAGCTGTTCAACATCTCTGGTCACGTAAACACTCCGTGCACAGTAGAGGAAGAGATGTCCATTCCTCTCAGAGAACTCATAGACAGAcacgcaggtgtgtgtgttcgtgcaagTATTAGTGTGACAAGTTTTCTAGTACTGTCTGTatttgtgttactgtgtgtgtatcCAAGAGTGGgtttgtgtatgagtgtgtatattATTGGTGCTGCTGATATTTGTGCGCCTgaccctcctctcatctctgatTGGTGCAGGAGGTGTGAGGGGTGGCTGGGACAACCTACTGGGAGTGATCCCTGGAGGCTCCTCCACACCCATTATCCCTCGCTCTGTGTGTGATGATGTCATGATGGATTTTGATGACCTCGTCCGCGCAGAGTCCGCTCTGGGCACCGCCGCCGTCATCGTCATGGACAAATCTGTAAGAACGCACTCTATTTACTTTATATTGATGAACATTATATTTAAGACACATCAAACTAAACAAATAGTTGCATCTATTCCTCCAGACTGATGTAATCAGAGCCATCGCCCGTCTGGTTGAGTTCTATAAACATGAGAGCTGTGGCCAGTGCACCCCCTGCAGGGAAGGTAAGGAACTACACACTCAGTCTTGATAATTGAATGTCCACAGGTTTTGCTCCTACATAGCTTATTGCTCCAACATAAAACCCCATCTCACCTCTGATAATCTGATATCTGAGTGCCACAAAAATGACTGGGTGGATAAGttgatctcatctctctctctctctccctatttcgtTCTATCCCCACCGCCCCCCACCAGGAGTGGACTGGATGGATAAGATGATGTGGCGGTTTGTGCGTGGCGACGCGGCCAACTCTGAGATTGATATGATCTGGGAGCTGAGTAAACAGATCGAGGGCCATACCATCTGTGCCCTGGGGGACGGAGCTGCATGGCCTGTACAGGTGAGACTACTGGGGGACGGGGCTGCATGGCCTGTGACTACTTGTGTCAGAGGTTAGATAGAAACAAGTGAGACTACTGGGGTCAGGTTAGTTAGGAACAGGTGAGTCTGCTGGGATCAGAGGTTAGACAGGTGAAACTATTGGAGTTGGAGAAACTGTTGAAGTAACACCCTGACCTCCGTCACTCCACCCTTCTCTTCCTTGTTTAGGGTCTGGTTCGCCACTTCCGTCCGGTCATGGAGAGCCGCATCTCGGAGTACCACAAGAAGAACCCTGCCAGGGAGGCTGACATTGAGATGATCTGAGACAGATATCAGACTGAGACTAAACTCCCTGCTCCTAACATGCTGATCTTATCACTCCTCACTTCAAATCATTTCCATTGCTCAATGACTGCTTCCATTTTATTGGGTATTTACTGTGTTAATGGGTATTTGGGTATTTACTATGTTAATGAACCTAGCACCT contains:
- the LOC121840645 gene encoding uncharacterized protein LOC121840645, whose product is MALGVRVFVSRHVKHNAVSLKTQKEAGTEHFNCARRGPSRVVLRVTVSNPGSGHCGYPGSGHCGYPGSGHCIKPRVRSLWIPWVGSLYQTQGQVTVDTLGRVTVDTLGRVTVSKGRVPGSWSLWIPWVGSLWIPWVGSLWIPWVGSLWIPWVTVDTLGRVTVDTLGRVTVDTLGRVTVDTLGRVTVDTLGRVTVDTLGRVTVDTLGRVTVDTLGRVTVDTLGRVTVDTLGRVTVDTLGRVTVDTLGRVTVDTLGRVTVDTLGRVTVDTLGRVTVDTLGHCGYPGSGHCGYPGSGHCGYPGSGHCGYPGSGHCGYPGSGHCGYPGSGHCGYPGSGHCGYPGSGHCGSPWVRSLWIPWVRSLWIPWVTVDTLGQVTVDTLGQVTVDTLGQVTVDTLGQVTVDTLGQVTVDTLGQATHTVSTGKPQ
- the LOC112236077 gene encoding NADH dehydrogenase [ubiquinone] flavoprotein 1, mitochondrial-like; translation: MAGRMLTLRRMLASTGAHSAAAQQCVSPHLAQRYSTAAKQQENPKKTTFGPLSDQDRIFTNLYGRHDWSLKGALRRGDWYKTKEILLKGTDWILNEVKVSGLRGRGGAGFPTGMKWGFMNKPSDGRPKYLVVNADEGEPGTCKDREIMRHDPHKLVEGCLVAGRAMGAHNTQVSSYIYIRGEFYNKFSNTQIRVAINEAYSAGLIGKNACGSGYDFDVFVMRGAGAYICGEETALIESLEGKQGKPRLKPPFPADIGVFGCPTTVANVETVAVAPAICRRGGAWFASFGRERNAGTKLFNISGHVNTPCTVEEEMSIPLRELIDRHAGGVRGGWDNLLGVIPGGSSTPIIPRSVCDDVMMDFDDLVRAESALGTAAVIVMDKSTDVIRAIARLVEFYKHESCGQCTPCREGVDWMDKMMWRFVRGDAANSEIDMIWELSKQIEGHTICALGDGAAWPVQGLVRHFRPVMESRISEYHKKNPAREADIEMI